The Thermoflexus hugenholtzii JAD2 genomic interval GCCACCCGGCGCACCATCCCGTCCTTGTCCTGGAGGGCCTGGGTGAGGGCGGGGAGGGCCGGGGGGTCGCCGATGTTCCCCAGGGCCTCGGCTGCCGCCCGGCGCACTTCCGCATCCTCATCTTGGAGGGCTCGGAGGAGGGCGGGGAGGGCCGGGGGGCCCATCTTCTCCAGGACCTCGGCTGCCGCCCGGCGCACCCCCCCGTCCTCATCCTGGAGGGCCTGGGTGAGGGCGGGGAGGGCCGGGGGGTCGCCGATGTTCCCCAGGGCCTCGGCTGCCGCCCGGCGCACGTCCGCATCCTCATCTTGGAGGGCTTGGAGGAGGGCGGGGAGGACCGGGGGGCCCATCTTCTCCAGGGCCTGCACCGCCGCCCGGCGCACGTCCGCATCCTTATCCTGGAGGGCCCTGCGCAGCTCAGGGCCCAGGTGCTCCCATATCCCCTTGGCGTAGCCGCTCTCCGCGGCCAGCTCGGCGGTTAGGAACAGGTCGCGGCGCAGGAAGCGCTCTTCCGGCGAGCGGGCGCGCAGGATCCTGCGCAGCAGGCCCAGGGCCTCCGCTTCGGGCAGCGAGCCGACCAGCAAGGCCAGCGGCTCGCGCCACTCCGGAAGATGCAGGCGCGGCCGCAGGAAGCGCCACGCCCGCCGGGCGTCCCGCTCCCATGCCTCCTTCAGGCGCAGGGCCACGAAATACTCCCGCAGCGTCTGGTGGCTGAAGACGTAGCGGTAACGCACCCTTCCATCTTCCGCCTCCGGCAGGCGGGCGAGGAGGCCGGTCTGCTCCCGCAGGCGGCGCAGCCCCTCGGCCGCCTCCTTATCGTCCTGCGCCACCCGGAAGGCTTGCAGCGCCTCGCGCAGATCCGCCTCTTCGTTCCCCCCGCCGATATGCAGGTGCCATGCCAGCGCCTGGAGGGCCTGAAGGAAGCGCGGCTTTTCCTCCTCCTTCGCGCCGCGCCGTTTGGCGCGCTCCCAGGCCTCCTCCACCCACAGGCGGTAGAGGTCGGCGCGGCCCCGGGCGACCTCGCCGGTTTGGGCGTAATGCTGGGCGCTCAGGCGCAGGAGCAGGGGGTTATCCAGCAGGCGGCCCAGGGCCGGGTGGGCCCGCATCTGCTCCAGCAACCGCCGCGCCTGCGCCTCGGCCTCCTCATCGGTCCACTCGGGTTTCAGGGCAGCCAGCCAGCCGCGCAGGTAGGGCAGGGCTTCGCCTTCGGGGTGCTCAAAGGGCTTGAGGGTGTATTCGCGCAGCCCTCGCAGGGGTTGAAACCCGGCCGGGCGGGAGGCCAGGATCACCCATCCGGCCCCGCTGTCGGCGAAGCGCTGGATGCGCTCGCGCACGGCCCCGCGGAGGCCCTCCGGCACCTCGTCCAGCCCGTCCAGCAGGACGAGCAGGCCGAGGTCTTGTTGCCCGGCGCGCAGCAGCGCCTCCGCTTCGTCCTCGGGGCATTGTAGCCATTCGCGCACCTCCATGCGCAGGGCGTCCCACAGGGTCTCCTTCTCGGCGATGGGGTGGGCCCGGGCTTGCAGGTTCAGCAGGATCGGGACGTAGGGACGCTGGACCCTCAGCCGCGCGATGTGCCAGTTTTCCTCCGCGCGGGCGAAGCACAGCCCGATGAACCGCAGGGCGGTGGATTTCCCCGCCCCCGGCTCGCCCAGCAGGGCCAGGTTTTCTCTCTTCTCCAGCACCTCCTCCAGCGGGACCGGCGGCGGGGGCGGCTGGGGGGAAGGGGGCACGCCGGCGTGCTGAAAGCGCAACTCGGCCGGGTCGAGGTCGGGACGCGGCGGCTCGGTCCCCTTCGGTTCGGGTCGCTCCCGCGCCTGGAGCATGAAGAAGACGCGCTCCAGCGGCAGGCGGCGTTCCTCGCCGTGCACGGTGACTGTCAGGTATCGCCATTCCTCCGCGACGGCGCGCCGGTAACGCGCGATCAGGTCGTTCAGGGATTGTGCGCCCATGCCTCCTTGGCCCCTTTCCATCCGATGCGGCTCGTCGGATCGGGCGGACGCCCCCTTCCCATGGCGATTATAGCGATGCGGGGGGCTCTGGCTTGAGGATGGCCAGGACGGGGTAGAGCTCCGGGCGACCGGGCTCGATGGCGATCTCCTCGAAGGCCGGGTTCTCCGGCGAGAGAAACCATTTCCCGTTGCGGTAGTTCAGTCGCTTGATCAGGAAGGCCCGGTGGGCCTGGGTGTGGTAATCCTCCACCAGGACGGCCAGCACCAGCCTCCCCCGCCACGCGCGCCACTCGTTCGGGTCCCGCGCCGCCGGCCCCGGGATCCGCCGCGCCAGGATCAGGTCCCCGGGCTCGATGCCCGCACCCCGCATGCTCTCCCCCTCCACCCGGAGCACGATCAGCTCCTCCCGACGCGCCACCACTATCGGCGCCATATCCGCCTCCACATACACCCGATACACCTGCTCCCCCACGCACAGTCGCTCGATTTGAACCTCCGCCGAATCCGAAAGGCGCTCCGCGGTCTGAGGGTCCAGGAACTGAAGGTCCCCCGCTTGAGGATGGGTGTCCGGGAGCAGGATGAGGGAGAGCAGGGCCAGGCGGGCGGGCCGGAGCGGGCCTCCCGGCGTCGAGATGGGCTCCGCCGGCGTCCTTTCCGGAGCCTCCTCCCGTGGAGGCTCCGCGGCAGCGAGGTGTCGATCGCGGAGGA includes:
- a CDS encoding HEAT repeat domain-containing protein, with the protein product MGAQSLNDLIARYRRAVAEEWRYLTVTVHGEERRLPLERVFFMLQARERPEPKGTEPPRPDLDPAELRFQHAGVPPSPQPPPPPVPLEEVLEKRENLALLGEPGAGKSTALRFIGLCFARAEENWHIARLRVQRPYVPILLNLQARAHPIAEKETLWDALRMEVREWLQCPEDEAEALLRAGQQDLGLLVLLDGLDEVPEGLRGAVRERIQRFADSGAGWVILASRPAGFQPLRGLREYTLKPFEHPEGEALPYLRGWLAALKPEWTDEEAEAQARRLLEQMRAHPALGRLLDNPLLLRLSAQHYAQTGEVARGRADLYRLWVEEAWERAKRRGAKEEEKPRFLQALQALAWHLHIGGGNEEADLREALQAFRVAQDDKEAAEGLRRLREQTGLLARLPEAEDGRVRYRYVFSHQTLREYFVALRLKEAWERDARRAWRFLRPRLHLPEWREPLALLVGSLPEAEALGLLRRILRARSPEERFLRRDLFLTAELAAESGYAKGIWEHLGPELRRALQDKDADVRRAAVQALEKMGPPVLPALLQALQDEDADVRRAAAEALGNIGDPPALPALTQALQDEDGGVRRAAAEVLEKMGPPALPALLRALQDEDAEVRRAAAEALGNIGDPPALPALTQALQDKDGMVRRVA
- a CDS encoding LexA family protein, with protein sequence MEQERRLLSHLIRTLNEGGHPALQALRALLDQDPLDPERLRALCHLLLSVPVDSLAGPGAAMPGRIGAQLVGMALDRWAGYLPPGALRQPLTEILRALRFHGPALAEALAALLGAFWLRREDPAWALELARRAERLLQDRQRAAALQGMTSPELAEWLRWAREIIGEILRDRHLAAAEPPREEAPERTPAEPISTPGGPLRPARLALLSLILLPDTHPQAGDLQFLDPQTAERLSDSAEVQIERLCVGEQVYRVYVEADMAPIVVARREELIVLRVEGESMRGAGIEPGDLILARRIPGPAARDPNEWRAWRGRLVLAVLVEDYHTQAHRAFLIKRLNYRNGKWFLSPENPAFEEIAIEPGRPELYPVLAILKPEPPASL